A genomic stretch from Sceloporus undulatus isolate JIND9_A2432 ecotype Alabama chromosome 5, SceUnd_v1.1, whole genome shotgun sequence includes:
- the RPL18A gene encoding 60S ribosomal protein L18a: MKASGTLREYKVVGRCLPTPKCPTPPLYRMRIFAPNHVVAKSRFWYFVSQLKKMKKSSGEIVYCGQVFEKSPLRVKNFGIWLRYDSRSGTHNMYREYRDLTTAGAVTQCYRDMGARHRARAHSIQIMKVEEIAASKCRRPAVKQFHDSKIKFPLPHRVLRRQHKPRFTTKRPNTFF, translated from the exons ATGAAGGCGTCTGGCACC cTGAGGGAGTACAAAGTGGTTGGAAGATGCCTTCCCACTCCTAAGTGCCCAACACCACCGCTCTATCGTATGCGGATCTTTGCTCCTAATCATGTTGTTGCAAAGTCCCGCTTCTGGTATTTTGTTTCTCAgctgaagaagatgaagaaatctTCTGGGGAGATTGTGTATTGTGGACAG GTTTTTGAGAAATCTCCACTGAGGGTGAAAAACTTTGGTATCTGGCTGCGATATGATTCTCGCAGTGGAACTCACAACATGTATAGGGAGTACAGAGATTTGACAACGGCTGGAGCTGTTACACAGTGCT ATCGTGATATGGGAGCACGTCATAGAGCCCGTGCTCACTCAATTCAGATCATGAAGGTTGAAGAGATTGCTGCTAGCAAGTGCCGCAGGCCAGCTGTGAAGCAGTTCCAT GATTCCAAAATTAAGTTCCCTCTGCCACACAGAGTTCTGCGTCGCCAACATAAGCCACGCTTCACCACCAAGAGACCAAATACTTTCTTCTAA